A window of bacterium contains these coding sequences:
- a CDS encoding penicillin-binding transpeptidase domain-containing protein, which translates to MHIFFQKRISRRYREIAPDEIFLDSKNLPQFDTAQFEGRLERPLGRKSLLVLGVLFCAIGSIFLLRAWRLQIADGSAYAEESEENRLRHAVVFSERGLLYSRRGEALAWNATGTEAFAERRFTTRAGFAHLLGYVNYPSRDAAGFFYREDFVGEAGVEATFNSTLTGQNGRRIVEVDALGAVVSSSIFSELKDGSGVKLSVDAELQEKLYGTIAATAAEYGFQGGAGVIMDSTSGEVLALVSFPEYSSEALTNDRSTTTIERYRSDPHAPFLNRAVSGLYAPGSIVKPFLALGALDAGVISPGTLIVSTGSLTVPNPFDPSRPSVFLDWKAHGATDMRRAIAVSSNVYFYEIGGGYGGQRGLGIAGIERTLRRFGIGEPTGIELSGEESGTIPNPEWKAEHFAGEPWRIGDTYNTAIGQYGVQVTPLSVVRATAALANGGQLLTPTLRASRGSEATGAHLTGSGAPQTANALARDLGFAANDLIVVREGMRAAVEYGTAQGLSLRGVRVAAKTGTAQLGISKERVNSWVLGFAPFERPRFAFTVLMESGPSHNTVGGVFVMRQILEWMRDNRPEYFE; encoded by the coding sequence ATGCACATATTTTTTCAAAAAAGAATCTCTCGCCGTTACCGCGAGATTGCGCCGGACGAAATTTTTCTCGATTCGAAAAATCTTCCGCAGTTCGATACGGCGCAGTTTGAAGGGCGCCTGGAGCGACCACTCGGCCGCAAAAGCCTCCTCGTCCTCGGGGTGCTTTTTTGTGCGATCGGTTCGATATTTCTACTGCGTGCGTGGCGGCTTCAGATCGCGGACGGCTCTGCCTACGCCGAAGAGAGCGAGGAGAATCGGCTGCGTCACGCCGTCGTTTTTTCTGAACGGGGTCTCCTCTATAGCCGCCGTGGGGAGGCACTTGCATGGAATGCGACCGGCACGGAGGCCTTCGCCGAGCGCCGCTTCACGACACGAGCTGGATTTGCGCATCTCTTGGGTTACGTGAACTATCCCTCGCGTGACGCGGCAGGATTTTTCTACCGTGAAGATTTTGTGGGGGAAGCCGGCGTTGAGGCGACGTTTAACAGCACTCTTACGGGACAGAACGGGCGGCGGATTGTCGAGGTGGATGCACTCGGCGCGGTGGTCTCCTCGAGCATTTTTTCTGAACTAAAGGATGGATCGGGCGTGAAGCTCTCGGTTGACGCGGAGCTCCAAGAGAAGCTCTACGGGACGATTGCCGCGACGGCGGCAGAGTACGGGTTTCAGGGAGGCGCCGGCGTTATCATGGACTCTACGAGCGGCGAGGTGCTCGCTCTCGTGAGTTTTCCAGAATACAGCTCGGAGGCGCTCACGAATGACCGTTCAACGACGACTATTGAACGATATCGTTCTGACCCGCACGCGCCGTTTCTCAACAGGGCGGTGAGCGGGCTTTACGCGCCGGGTTCTATCGTGAAGCCATTTCTCGCGCTCGGCGCGCTCGACGCGGGCGTCATCTCGCCGGGGACTCTGATTGTGAGCACCGGCTCGCTCACTGTGCCGAATCCGTTCGACCCTTCAAGGCCGAGTGTCTTTCTCGACTGGAAGGCGCACGGCGCTACTGACATGCGACGCGCGATCGCGGTTTCGTCGAATGTTTATTTTTACGAGATCGGCGGCGGGTATGGCGGACAGAGGGGGCTCGGGATTGCGGGGATTGAGCGTACGCTGCGGCGGTTTGGTATCGGCGAGCCGACAGGCATCGAACTCTCAGGGGAGGAGAGCGGCACGATCCCGAACCCGGAGTGGAAAGCGGAGCACTTTGCGGGTGAGCCATGGCGCATTGGCGATACCTACAATACCGCGATCGGGCAGTATGGGGTGCAAGTGACGCCGCTCTCAGTTGTGCGCGCGACCGCGGCGCTTGCAAACGGCGGGCAGCTTCTTACGCCGACACTGCGCGCCTCTCGCGGTAGCGAGGCAACAGGCGCTCATCTCACAGGAAGTGGTGCACCCCAGACGGCGAACGCTCTCGCGCGCGATCTCGGGTTCGCCGCAAATGACTTGATCGTCGTACGCGAGGGAATGCGGGCTGCCGTGGAGTACGGCACGGCCCAGGGACTCTCACTCAGAGGGGTGCGGGTTGCGGCAAAGACCGGCACGGCGCAGCTCGGCATCAGCAAGGAGCGCGTTAACTCGTGGGTGCTTGGGTTTGCGCCCTTTGAGCGTCCACGATTCGCGTTCACTGTCCTCATGGAGAGTGGCCCATCGCATAACACCGTCGGCGGCGTGTTCGTCATGCGCCAGATCCTCGAGTGGATGCGAGACAACCGCCCCGAGTATTTTGAGTAA
- a CDS encoding DEAD/DEAH box helicase has protein sequence MTETEQVQQNTQVTFYGLGIAPGLLAALDGLGYVSPTPIQSQSIPIAIEGKDIVGIAQTGTGKTLAFGIPMLQTLAREKGQGLVVVPTRELALQVNEQLQSVGRSAGLRSAVLIGGQSMGPQMRELRSRPHILVVTPGRLIDHLRQKTLGLQSVRVLVLDEADRMLDMGFLPQMKTILSAVPAKRQTMLFSATLSSAIMRIATDYMQFPVRIEIAPSGTTVERVSQEIFVVGREEKPRQLLKVLAERGGSVLVFTRTKYGASRLARMIRGAGETCAELHSNRSLGQRRDALDGFKIGKYRVLVATDIASRGIDVQGIELVLNYDLPAQSEDYVHRIGRTARAGAAGHAISFALPNEKRGIRAIESFIKKSIRISEISPLAGGAREERPARPPRSPRVAYAAGRGRPETRDRGFRRPHRRAGRGRRF, from the coding sequence ATGACGGAAACCGAACAAGTACAACAGAATACACAGGTGACATTCTACGGTCTCGGGATCGCCCCGGGACTTTTAGCTGCGCTCGACGGGCTCGGCTACGTCTCGCCGACGCCGATCCAGAGTCAGTCGATTCCGATCGCGATTGAGGGGAAGGACATCGTCGGCATTGCGCAGACCGGCACCGGGAAGACCCTTGCGTTCGGCATCCCCATGCTCCAAACCCTCGCGCGCGAGAAGGGGCAAGGGCTTGTGGTGGTGCCGACGCGGGAGCTCGCGCTCCAGGTAAATGAGCAACTGCAGAGCGTCGGCAGGAGTGCGGGTCTTCGCAGCGCGGTGCTCATCGGCGGGCAATCAATGGGGCCGCAAATGAGGGAGCTTCGGAGCCGTCCCCACATCCTCGTCGTAACGCCCGGGCGGCTGATTGACCACCTGCGGCAGAAGACACTCGGGCTTCAGAGCGTGCGAGTGCTCGTGCTCGACGAGGCGGATCGGATGCTCGATATGGGCTTTTTGCCGCAGATGAAGACGATCCTCTCTGCCGTTCCTGCCAAGCGCCAAACCATGCTCTTTTCCGCGACGCTCTCTTCCGCGATTATGCGCATTGCGACAGACTATATGCAGTTTCCGGTGCGGATCGAAATCGCTCCGTCCGGCACTACGGTCGAGCGCGTAAGTCAGGAGATTTTCGTGGTTGGAAGAGAGGAAAAGCCGCGGCAGCTCCTGAAGGTGCTCGCAGAGCGAGGCGGCTCGGTGCTCGTCTTCACGCGAACGAAGTATGGCGCGAGCCGTTTGGCGCGAATGATTCGTGGAGCAGGAGAGACGTGCGCAGAGCTCCACTCGAACCGCTCCCTCGGGCAGCGGCGGGATGCGCTCGACGGCTTCAAGATCGGGAAATACCGCGTGCTCGTCGCGACCGATATCGCCTCGCGCGGGATTGACGTCCAGGGGATTGAGCTCGTGTTGAATTACGATCTACCGGCGCAGTCGGAGGACTATGTGCACCGGATAGGCCGCACGGCCCGCGCCGGAGCTGCAGGACACGCGATCTCCTTCGCGCTCCCGAATGAGAAGCGCGGAATTCGCGCAATCGAGTCGTTTATCAAAAAGAGCATCCGCATTTCAGAAATTTCGCCTCTCGCCGGCGGCGCTCGCGAGGAGAGGCCCGCTCGCCCCCCGCGCTCGCCGCGAGTAGCATACGCGGCGGGTAGGGGCCGTCCGGAGACGCGAGACCGCGGTTTCCGCCGCCCGCATCGGCGTGCCGGTCGGGGGAGGAGATTTTGA
- a CDS encoding beta-galactosidase produces the protein MVSQKRKFLFVFLILLFAGIGGLIFARFPVSRIFGVNSTFPGVSPSSTPSTGVAAPVASPTPLPTTPTPPESIGKTPRGVFVLIGRAATPAAVLANPSIAGLVFNRQWELIETSKGTYDWGGLDSQISQAAAAGKMVRIGIAIGGQHTPKWVFDEGVTTISFIDRNEFHQDTYNTSVEIPLFWDPTYLALKKAFIEVAGARYNKNPDVHLVTAACVNPNTDDWVLPARTAKDIQDWKNAGYSSDKIIDACKQIMDATVAAFPNKTIFMAVGPIPAGLDSDPDYAEKAVLEYARTTYPGRFLFGNGALSAKTPDPEKDQNLPARWQLLYAHRPNIGLQMLWTASDTNSCRMNARKSPCDPVEVLRTAVMIGAHYQSQLQEIYLQDALNPALQAVIKEAATILAAVPAP, from the coding sequence ATGGTATCACAAAAAAGGAAATTTTTATTTGTCTTCCTTATTCTTTTGTTTGCCGGAATAGGCGGCCTGATTTTTGCCCGATTTCCGGTATCGCGTATATTCGGGGTTAATTCAACATTCCCCGGCGTATCCCCATCCTCCACTCCATCAACGGGAGTCGCTGCCCCGGTTGCATCACCAACTCCGCTGCCGACCACGCCAACTCCGCCGGAGAGTATCGGCAAAACTCCACGCGGGGTTTTTGTCCTCATCGGGCGAGCAGCAACTCCCGCCGCAGTGCTTGCAAACCCTTCTATCGCCGGGCTTGTATTCAACCGTCAGTGGGAACTCATCGAAACCAGCAAAGGCACCTATGACTGGGGTGGCCTTGACAGCCAGATATCCCAAGCAGCCGCAGCTGGAAAAATGGTACGAATTGGTATTGCCATCGGCGGACAACATACCCCCAAATGGGTATTTGACGAGGGAGTCACGACCATTTCATTCATTGACCGGAATGAATTCCACCAGGATACATACAATACGTCAGTTGAGATTCCACTGTTCTGGGATCCAACATACCTTGCTCTTAAGAAAGCATTTATTGAAGTTGCAGGCGCACGGTACAACAAGAACCCAGATGTTCACCTGGTGACTGCGGCTTGCGTAAATCCAAATACCGATGACTGGGTGCTCCCAGCTCGGACAGCAAAAGACATTCAGGACTGGAAGAATGCCGGGTATTCCAGTGACAAAATCATTGATGCGTGTAAGCAAATCATGGATGCCACCGTTGCCGCATTTCCCAATAAAACAATTTTTATGGCAGTCGGGCCGATCCCTGCCGGGCTGGATTCAGATCCCGATTATGCCGAGAAAGCGGTTTTGGAATACGCACGGACAACATACCCCGGCAGGTTCCTGTTCGGAAATGGCGCCCTCTCCGCCAAAACCCCGGATCCCGAAAAAGACCAGAATCTTCCGGCACGATGGCAGCTCTTGTATGCTCATCGGCCGAATATCGGCCTGCAAATGCTCTGGACGGCAAGCGACACAAATTCCTGCAGAATGAACGCAAGAAAATCCCCCTGCGATCCCGTAGAGGTCTTGAGAACCGCTGTAATGATCGGAGCGCACTATCAAAGCCAACTGCAGGAAATCTATCTGCAGGATGCATTGAATCCCGCATTGCAGGCAGTTATTAAAGAAGCTGCCACAATACTCGCTGCGGTTCCGGCACCATAA